The Chitinophagales bacterium genome includes a region encoding these proteins:
- a CDS encoding metallophosphoesterase family protein, translating to MRVAAIYDIHGNLPALEAVLRDIRLAQVDQIVIGGDVGPGPMPDETIETLLSLDIPVRFIQGNGDREVLELMSGAESSTLPEQVKELLRHSAEHLCSEHVQLMTSWPKTLIIDIADLGKVMFCHATPESDTKIFTRLTPEDRLLPLFKGLNVQLIICGHTHMQFDRMIGKIRVVNAGSAGMPFGERGAYWLLLTSDVQLRHTTYDLEEAAERIRKTSYPQASDFAEHNILHPPTEQEMIEAFSKMELR from the coding sequence ATGCGTGTAGCTGCAATCTATGATATTCACGGGAACCTTCCGGCACTCGAGGCGGTGCTCCGTGACATCCGTCTGGCACAGGTTGATCAGATAGTAATTGGCGGGGATGTAGGGCCGGGGCCAATGCCAGATGAAACCATTGAAACGTTATTAAGTCTTGATATCCCAGTCCGGTTTATTCAGGGTAATGGCGACCGTGAAGTTCTCGAATTAATGTCAGGAGCGGAATCAAGCACATTGCCCGAACAGGTTAAGGAACTCCTTCGCCATTCAGCGGAGCATCTTTGTTCTGAACATGTGCAACTAATGACAAGCTGGCCTAAAACTCTCATAATTGACATTGCGGATTTAGGTAAAGTAATGTTTTGCCATGCTACACCGGAAAGTGATACAAAAATATTTACACGCCTGACTCCTGAAGATCGCCTGTTGCCGCTTTTTAAAGGGCTTAATGTTCAGTTGATCATCTGCGGCCATACACATATGCAGTTTGACCGAATGATCGGGAAGATCCGGGTTGTTAATGCAGGCAGTGCAGGAATGCCGTTCGGGGAGCGGGGTGCCTATTGGTTATTGCTTACATCTGATGTACAGTTACGGCATACAACCTATGATCTGGAAGAAGCTGCTGAACGAATCCGGAAAACATCCTATCCCCAAGCCAGCGATTTTGCAGAACACAATATATTGCATCCGCCAACGGAACAGGAAATGATCGAAGCATTTTCAAAAATGGAATTGAGGTAA